One genomic region from Ornithinicoccus hortensis encodes:
- a CDS encoding phosphotransferase family protein codes for MMDGMDDGDSGAPLEVMDRLIAASGLPAPVSVQTIDSDGNGLDNRLMRAELTDGRMVVMRQSRVATTSPRRRVDFLRANGINTPKLFASDDAGAALWEYISGQTLADSVANGTADRTAWRRTGAALAELHAVTFPASLEGTIDADSLSLRTTDPVESLLDNLAASGPWVEKHRPRLRGALEHVRCFIADRATQIRTARPSVLHGDVNLLNIVVNEDEARLIDWDFPRVGQPLAELSALDEHAYLHGLDGLPSSFFEGYDRPVPRDLLLAYRIVGCIGWLASGDWEEWDRAPELPDAARSRLDKWHQRLLDWSIGIPEVITTLR; via the coding sequence ATGATGGATGGCATGGATGATGGAGACTCTGGTGCCCCGCTGGAAGTGATGGATCGACTCATCGCGGCTTCAGGCTTGCCTGCTCCTGTCTCAGTCCAAACGATTGACAGCGACGGCAATGGGCTAGACAACAGGCTGATGAGGGCCGAATTGACCGATGGCCGCATGGTAGTCATGCGGCAGAGCCGAGTGGCTACCACGTCACCGCGTCGGCGAGTCGACTTCCTGCGCGCCAACGGCATCAACACACCGAAGCTCTTTGCATCTGATGACGCTGGAGCCGCACTTTGGGAGTACATCTCCGGTCAAACACTGGCCGATTCAGTCGCGAACGGTACAGCGGACCGCACGGCATGGCGAAGGACCGGTGCTGCCCTGGCCGAATTGCACGCCGTCACATTTCCCGCCTCACTTGAGGGAACAATCGATGCAGATTCTTTGAGCCTACGAACTACCGATCCGGTCGAGAGTTTGCTCGACAACCTCGCTGCTAGCGGTCCATGGGTCGAGAAGCATCGTCCGCGACTGCGCGGTGCTCTCGAACACGTGAGGTGCTTTATCGCTGACCGGGCGACTCAGATCCGTACCGCCCGACCGAGCGTGCTTCATGGCGACGTCAACCTGCTGAACATCGTCGTCAACGAAGACGAAGCGCGGCTGATCGACTGGGATTTCCCACGTGTTGGCCAGCCCCTGGCCGAACTCTCCGCACTTGATGAGCACGCTTACCTCCACGGACTCGACGGTCTCCCTTCTTCGTTCTTCGAGGGGTACGACCGCCCCGTGCCTCGTGACCTGCTCCTGGCCTACCGAATCGTCGGATGCATCGGATGGCTCGCCAGTGGTGACTGGGAGGAGTGGGACCGTGCTCCAGAGCTCCCAGACGCGGCTCGGTCGCGCTTGGACAAGTGGCACCAGCGTCTACTCGACTGGTCGATTGGAATACCCGAGGTAATCACTACGCTCCGGTGA
- a CDS encoding RNA helicase has translation MSLTDRTSSTAPADLTPPGGPGLAPGGAGLPVANSDDGNHVRAAEQDFAGNGYTAATIKFDASSTTTDLTSDLGTNADQHARPSLGGRASVSETAAQAPTAVAVVDYAELDVPGADPSDEVEPFVVESTPAQVAEAKEFFARAKAAESAEQVKRARMQSRVFSVMQYREHPETGEVMLTQEQLDEGLAVLGDRLHRWAYVWHPHDRLVEVDEGTGETVCCGIKGLHAHMVLWVADAEGPRPTIRTVSDAFSIPSARVKPPKETAEQDGTEHKGRGAAEKAFFDLSEYLPHESRGKDAIPGIHQSDRHYLVDKTQEGKPGKYQYGRGRIVANFDFGRELDAHMAMRRNAAEGGGGAKLSKLFQAVGKGSLTLKQVRDQEPAIYFAKGNLAHFQKLRGDFLSYQDAPESVMNFYVFGEGGTGKDLLAKALARALAPGADKPYFKVGGENVSWEGYDGEPVVIWEDMRVGDMIRTAKSRGMLFRILGPWREPDEKPIVNIKGSKTQLINRVNIVTGPEGYEEFLRGLAGEYESMQGGVRVKHEAENLGQGFRRFPVIIPVAEREFSIFVNSGVLNGTREYQSYERYEHMRQDLELLARRCKAIKDTAERQRVRGEIEARTVAPIVEQHDRIARPKLDAIDGDDLFAEFAGVGQPIQPSAEEISAAEEAAKRDREIVEQQQRKRLAELEEHNRELRLCTCATPQAGVYARHGDECPALSEDERQRRVEAKQKALDAKVARLRANGGLLVVGGAR, from the coding sequence ATGAGTCTCACGGATCGCACCAGCAGCACCGCTCCCGCCGACCTGACCCCGCCCGGAGGGCCTGGCCTGGCACCCGGCGGAGCCGGGCTGCCCGTCGCCAATTCGGACGACGGGAACCACGTTCGTGCAGCCGAGCAAGATTTCGCAGGAAACGGCTATACGGCTGCAACGATCAAGTTCGACGCCTCCAGCACGACCACTGATCTCACCTCTGACCTGGGAACCAACGCCGATCAGCATGCGCGGCCCTCCTTGGGTGGCCGCGCATCCGTTTCGGAAACGGCTGCACAGGCGCCCACCGCAGTTGCAGTCGTGGACTATGCCGAGCTGGACGTGCCGGGGGCCGATCCCAGCGATGAGGTAGAGCCCTTCGTTGTCGAGTCCACGCCCGCGCAGGTCGCCGAGGCGAAGGAGTTCTTCGCCCGTGCGAAGGCTGCGGAGAGCGCGGAGCAGGTGAAGCGCGCCCGGATGCAGTCGCGGGTGTTCTCGGTGATGCAGTACCGCGAGCACCCGGAGACCGGCGAGGTCATGCTCACGCAGGAGCAGCTCGACGAGGGGCTCGCGGTGCTGGGCGATCGCCTGCATCGCTGGGCCTACGTGTGGCACCCGCATGACCGCCTGGTCGAGGTGGACGAAGGCACCGGCGAGACGGTGTGCTGCGGAATCAAGGGCCTGCACGCGCACATGGTGCTGTGGGTCGCCGACGCGGAGGGTCCGCGCCCCACGATCCGCACGGTCTCCGATGCGTTCTCGATTCCCTCGGCTCGCGTGAAGCCGCCGAAGGAGACCGCGGAGCAGGACGGAACCGAGCACAAGGGCCGCGGCGCTGCGGAGAAGGCGTTCTTCGACCTCAGCGAGTACCTGCCGCATGAGTCGCGCGGGAAGGACGCCATCCCCGGTATCCACCAGTCGGATCGGCACTACCTCGTGGACAAGACGCAGGAGGGCAAGCCCGGTAAGTACCAGTACGGCCGGGGGCGGATCGTCGCGAACTTCGACTTCGGCCGGGAGCTGGATGCGCACATGGCGATGCGCCGCAATGCCGCTGAGGGTGGCGGTGGCGCGAAGCTCAGCAAGCTCTTCCAGGCTGTGGGCAAGGGCTCGCTGACACTGAAGCAGGTCCGTGATCAGGAGCCCGCGATCTACTTCGCGAAGGGCAACCTGGCGCACTTCCAGAAGTTGCGCGGCGACTTCCTCTCGTACCAGGACGCGCCGGAGTCGGTCATGAACTTCTACGTGTTCGGCGAGGGCGGCACGGGCAAGGACTTGCTCGCGAAGGCGCTCGCTCGCGCCCTGGCTCCAGGGGCGGACAAGCCATACTTCAAGGTAGGCGGCGAGAACGTTTCGTGGGAGGGGTACGACGGCGAGCCGGTGGTGATCTGGGAGGACATGCGCGTCGGCGACATGATCCGCACGGCGAAGAGCCGCGGCATGCTCTTCCGCATCCTCGGCCCGTGGCGCGAGCCGGACGAGAAGCCGATCGTGAACATCAAGGGCTCGAAGACGCAGCTGATCAACCGGGTGAACATCGTGACGGGGCCGGAGGGCTACGAGGAGTTCCTCCGCGGCCTGGCGGGTGAGTACGAGTCGATGCAGGGCGGCGTGCGGGTCAAGCACGAAGCGGAGAACCTCGGGCAGGGATTCCGCCGCTTCCCGGTGATCATCCCGGTCGCCGAGCGCGAGTTCTCGATCTTCGTGAACTCCGGCGTGCTTAATGGCACCCGCGAGTACCAGAGCTACGAGCGGTACGAGCATATGCGCCAGGATCTGGAGCTGCTGGCACGCAGGTGCAAGGCGATCAAGGACACGGCGGAGCGGCAGCGCGTTCGCGGGGAGATCGAGGCGCGCACGGTCGCGCCGATCGTGGAGCAGCACGACCGGATCGCCCGCCCCAAGCTGGACGCGATCGACGGAGACGATCTGTTCGCGGAGTTCGCCGGAGTCGGTCAGCCGATCCAGCCGAGTGCTGAGGAGATCTCCGCCGCCGAAGAGGCTGCGAAGCGTGACCGGGAGATCGTCGAGCAGCAGCAGCGCAAGCGGCTCGCCGAGCTGGAGGAGCACAACCGCGAGCTGAGGCTCTGCACCTGTGCTACCCCGCAGGCGGGCGTCTACGCGCGGCACGGTGACGAGTGCCCGGCGCTTTCCGAGGACGAGCGCCAGCGCCGTGTTGAGGCAAAGCAGAAGGCGCTCGATGCGAAGGTTGCGCGCCTTCGCGCGAACGGCGGTCTGCTGGTCGTGGGAGGTGCGCGATGA
- a CDS encoding recombinase family protein, whose product MVELVALRKTNEVAAYVRASMDRKGDRWTVDTQLRKIRALAEAKDWNVVEVYEDNAVSATKKRRAGTRWAEMLEDAKAGRFSMVVAVDMDRLLRSTKDLNTLIDLGLRVVTVDGEIDLSTADGEFRATMLAALARFEARRKAERQIRSNERRRAEGIPASTWKAFGWTREGELIEDEAEAVRRAFDAFLGEPSLSIRRIREDLNRAGHRTARGSEFSVDAVRYLLANPQYAGYIKHYASGELYPVQDGMFPPIVSEQTWRAAVAKLEDNVRRSARQGNQPKYLLSTIGLCGKCGATLVSGTNSRKHPTYRCGEKFHLTRQREPVDAMVAEAVLTRLSSVDVHDLVMPQEDAGPDREELLTERNALVERVKELSPLLRDIHQPVLEITAAINDVKARIDEIDAELLDRSVSVAAKLLAEVDEPVGTAERREVVESKWKALDVDRRRMLVDELVTVTIEPIVPGHVKFDPDLIRIEPRRD is encoded by the coding sequence ATGGTCGAACTGGTAGCGCTGAGGAAGACGAACGAGGTGGCGGCATACGTCCGCGCCTCCATGGACCGCAAGGGCGACCGCTGGACGGTCGATACGCAACTGCGGAAGATCAGGGCGCTCGCCGAGGCCAAGGACTGGAATGTGGTCGAGGTCTACGAGGATAACGCAGTGTCGGCGACGAAGAAGCGCCGTGCTGGCACGCGCTGGGCCGAGATGCTGGAGGACGCCAAGGCTGGCCGGTTCTCGATGGTGGTCGCGGTGGACATGGACCGGCTGCTGCGCAGCACGAAGGATCTGAACACGCTGATCGACCTCGGCCTGAGGGTCGTCACGGTGGACGGCGAGATCGACCTCTCTACGGCCGACGGCGAGTTCCGGGCGACGATGCTCGCCGCGTTGGCCCGGTTCGAGGCACGGCGCAAGGCTGAACGTCAGATCAGGTCGAACGAGCGTCGCCGAGCCGAGGGCATCCCGGCGTCCACGTGGAAGGCATTCGGCTGGACGAGGGAGGGTGAACTGATCGAGGATGAGGCTGAGGCCGTTCGGCGGGCGTTCGATGCGTTCCTCGGTGAGCCGTCGCTGTCGATCCGCCGCATCCGCGAGGACCTGAACCGCGCTGGTCACCGCACTGCCCGCGGGTCGGAGTTCTCCGTCGATGCCGTGCGCTACCTGCTGGCGAATCCGCAATACGCTGGCTACATCAAGCACTACGCCTCGGGCGAGCTGTACCCGGTGCAGGACGGGATGTTCCCGCCCATCGTGAGCGAGCAGACGTGGCGGGCCGCGGTGGCGAAGCTGGAGGACAATGTGCGGAGGTCGGCGAGGCAGGGCAATCAGCCGAAGTACCTTCTGTCCACGATCGGACTGTGTGGGAAGTGCGGCGCGACGCTCGTCTCGGGGACGAACAGCCGCAAGCACCCGACGTACCGCTGCGGCGAAAAGTTCCACCTGACCCGCCAGCGCGAGCCCGTCGATGCGATGGTCGCCGAGGCGGTGCTCACCCGTCTGTCCTCGGTGGACGTGCACGACCTCGTGATGCCCCAGGAAGACGCCGGGCCCGACCGCGAAGAACTGCTGACTGAGCGGAACGCCCTGGTCGAACGCGTGAAGGAGCTGAGTCCGCTGCTGCGCGACATCCACCAGCCGGTCCTGGAGATCACGGCGGCGATCAACGACGTGAAGGCACGCATCGACGAGATCGACGCGGAGCTGCTCGACCGCTCGGTGTCGGTGGCGGCGAAGCTGCTCGCGGAGGTGGACGAGCCGGTCGGCACCGCGGAACGCCGCGAGGTGGTCGAGTCGAAGTGGAAGGCGTTGGACGTGGACCGCCGCCGGATGCTCGTGGATGAGCTGGTGACGGTGACGATCGAGCCCATCGTTCCTGGTCACGTGAAGTTCGACCCCGACCTCATTCGGATCGAGCCGAGACGCGACTGA